The following proteins come from a genomic window of Daphnia carinata strain CSIRO-1 chromosome 6, CSIRO_AGI_Dcar_HiC_V3, whole genome shotgun sequence:
- the LOC132088089 gene encoding uncharacterized protein LOC132088089, translated as MTYQLILTSVFIVLVERAAWEMSENQIRLFDEERDGPNAGKFVCLLTKSNGDVPPFMQAIVPGVRGRGYDFSAPSTQGGFASRDMRRFGDKPGFAALPTEVEESWH; from the exons atgactTACCAACTGATATTGACGAGTGTgttcatcgtgttggtcgaacgggccgcgtgggaaatgtctgaaaatcaaataaggttgtttgacgaagaaagagatggcCCTAACGCTGGAAAGTTTGTCTGTTTGTTAACTAAG tccaACGGTGATGTACCGCCTTTCATGCAAGCGATAGTCCCAGGCGTGCGTGGAAGGGGTTACGACTTTAGCGCCCCTTCGACCCAAGGGGGTTTTGCTAGTCGAGATATGCGCCGA TTCGGCGATAAACCTGGATTTGCTGCCTTGCCCACTGAAGTTGAAGAGAGTTGGCATTAA
- the LOC130694184 gene encoding serine/threonine-protein kinase/endoribonuclease ire-1-like yields the protein MSRQFKPKFNRTVKFLVASGFDAQAKDKYGMNVSDYLCNKEKKGLKIWIERDAIIGEGRFGTIFHGNYERREVAVKRVEKRHVKEIEEEALLKFDHPNIVKLLHCEKDNDFMYYALELCVASLNQLFLPKDDLQKYKGRMPRQIEIFHQLASGLAYIHSMKLIHRDMNPRNIFIMRRAGEDEGIIMKWSGFDLAKSVNLKGYWLAPEVLKKLSNKEKAPNEEILGSNKSDVFCLGLVFGYILSEGEHLFGSYANEIDANIIRKKPVNMMKIRDELRKFYEDDLLTKILEHEPEKRMSSAELVEQLESIKNKLKENEKEKEFLLLCARDSSPDLVGKIKDFIRLGINVNVKDFDGRNALHYCFTRNSNPNLHDAIQLLVQLGIDVNAKVKGEYNARTFLLANKWVTNKDEILKLLDEAVLV from the exons ATGTCGAggcaattcaagcccaaatttaaccGAACAGTTAAGTTTTTGGTAGCATCAGGATTTGATGCGCAGGCAAAGGACAAATATGGAATGAATGTGTCCGATTATTTGTGTAATAAAGAGAAGAAGGGATTGAAAATTTGGATCGAGCGCGATGCTATAATAGGAGAAGGTCGCTTTGGTACGATATTTCATGGGAATTACGAACGTCGTGAAGTGGCagtaaaaagagttgaaaaaCGTCATGTCAaggaaatagaagaagaagctttgcTAAAGTTTGATCATCCgaacatcgtcaaacttctTCACTGTGAAAAGGACAACGACTTTAT GTACTACGCGTTGGAATTATGTGTCGCTTCCTTAAATCAACTTTTCCTACCGAAGGATGATCTacaaaaatacaaaggacGTATGCCACGGCAAATCGAAATTTTCCATCAATTAGCTTCAGGCCTGGCATACATCCATTCAATGAAATTAATTCACCGAGACATGAACCCGAGAAACATCTTCATTATGCGGAGGGCTGGAGAAGATGAAGGtataataatgaaatggtcTGGTTTTGACTTGGCCAAATCCGTAAACTTAAAGGGTTATTGGTTGGCACCTGAAGTGCTGAAAAAGCtcagcaacaaagaaaaagcgcCAAACGAAGAGATTTTGGGCAGCAACAAGAGCGATGTGTTTTGCCTCGGCCTCGTCTTCGGTTATATTTTGTCGGAGGGAGAACATCTATTCGGTtcatatgcaaatgaaattgACGCTAacataattagaaaaaaaccgGTGAATATGATGA AAATTCGTGACGAATTGCGCAAATTTTATGAGGATGACTTACTAACGAAAATATTGGAACACGAAccggaaaaaagaatgagttCGGCAGAACTCGTCGAACAACTGGAATCCATTAAGAATAAA ctgaaggaaaatgaaaaagaaaaagaatttcttctaCTTTGTGCCCGTGACTCTTCGCCTGATCTAGTTGGAAAAATCAAAGACTTCATTCGCCTAGGAATCAatgtgaatgtaaaggactttgatggaaggaatgcgctccattattgtTTTACACGGAATTCAAACCCAAATTTAcatgacgccattcaactcttagtccaattgggaattgatgtgaatgcaaaggtcAAAGGTGAATACAATGCTCGAACCTTTTTACTCGCTAATAAGTGGGTTACGAACAAGgacgaaatcctaaaactACTCGACGAAGCAGTTCTCGTTTGA
- the LOC132088083 gene encoding serine/threonine-protein kinase/endoribonuclease ire-1-like: protein MAEGLGQVFEGKFGVRDVETKIVRVHRVHKNKEEEALLKLNHPNIIKLLQCGSDDEYMYYGLDPCLATLDQLFLKSNDARKYKGHMPHHIDGLLQLASGLGYLHSNNLVHRDIIPVNVLIVVGAANQDEVTLKWTNFGLIRSISEPKQNSPIRRNRAWLAPELLQVTRHEGNVDEISYPESAESDVFALGLVFGCLLLNGEHLYGSTENEIADNIVKGNPINMQKMDGKLRGCYGNELLAQMLRNDPNERITSKEVVVQLHSIKNKVKMNLSRTITLNTCQCFQFSSLEKKKNCLNCVGVIRDWI from the exons ATGGCGGAAGGCTTAGGTCAAGTGTTCGAAGGAAAGTTCGGAGTACGCgatgttgaaacaaaaatagttcGAGTACATCGTGTccacaaaaataaagaagaagaagctttgcTAAAGTTAAATCACCCAAACATCATCAAACTTCTCCAATGTGGAAGTGACGATGAGTATAT GTACTATGGATTGGACCCATGTTTGGCCACCTTAGATCAACTATTCTTGAAGTCGAATGATGCAAGAAAATACAAGGGACATATGCCACATCATATCGATGGTTTGCTTCAATTAGCTTCTGGTCTCGGATACCTCCATTCAAATAATTTAGTTCACAGAGACATCATACCAGTAAATGTCCTAATAGTGGTGGGAGCTGCTAACCAAGATGAGGTTACCCTCAAATGGACAAATTTTGGACTGATCAGAAGTATCAGTGAACCAAAGCAAAACAGTCCCATCAGAAGAAATAGGGCATGGTTAGCACCCGAGTTGCTTCAAGTGACAAGACATGAAGGAAATGTAGATGAAATCAGTTATCCAGAAAGTGCCGAGAGCGACGTTTTTGCACTGGGACTTGTTTTCGGTTGTCTATTGTTGAACGGCGAACATCTCTACGGTTCcaccgaaaatgaaattgccgACAACATAGTTAAAGGAAATCCCATCAACATGCAAA AAATGGATGGCAAATTACGCGGCTGTTACGGGAATGAGCTATTGGCAcaaatgttgagaaacgacCCCAATGAAAGAATAACATCAAAAGAAGTAGTCGTTCAATTACACTCGATCAAGAATAaggtaaaaatgaatttaagtCGAACAATCACATTAAACACATGccaatgttttcaatttagctcactggaaaagaaaaagaattgcttgaattgtgtggGCGTGATTCGCGATTGGATCTAA
- the LOC130694180 gene encoding uncharacterized protein LOC130694180: MEDGGKGKYEDGPGQVFEGKFEVRDVEKKRVRVHRILSSQERALLNLDHPNIVKLLYCKSDDKYRYYEMSRHLATLDQLFLKSDDGRKYKGRMPHHIDGLLQLANGLEYIHSKNLVHGDIQPENVLIAEGSAGQDEITLKWTNFGLNGSVSEANQTSPIRRNKAWLAPELLQLSRNMENVEETSYQDGVKSDVFALGLVFGSLFLNGEHLYGSTENEIADNIVKGDPINMQKMDSKLRGCYENDLLKRTLKNDPNERVSSKEVVVQLQSIKDKLTGKEKELLELCGRDSREDLTGKIKELIQLGINVNAKDKDGRNALHLLCRYYSNPKLIDDIQLLIGNGIDVNARDKDGMDAMHYLCQYHSSKNLIDAIQVLIHSGIDAKAITNDGSNALHYLCRDNSTPNLVDAVGILNKLGVDMMLPDNAGWHAYYYSLNKVNKEMKIWFDRQKRIGKGGFGTVFKGKFGGREVAVKRVEIDRAEKREEEAMLKLDHPNIVKLFHCEKDNDFMYYALELCVASLDQLFLKSDDPKKYNERMPPPIEIFRQLATGLAYIHSMNLIHRDIKPENILILRKSGKIEEIIIKWSDFGLAKSVNEKGYHSWSGVKGTRTWYAPEVLKKLINDEKSENEEFWGTVKSDVFVLGLVFGCLFLEGEHLFGTNEKKIHQNIIRNDPVKMKNIDGELRKYYENHLLTKTLEYDPEKRINSTEIVQQLEYIKNKLTEKEKEFHQLCATDSSPDLVGRINDFIRLGINVNSTNSLKRNALHNLCESNSSPNLIGAIQLLIQLGIDVNAKDLYETNALHYLCRSNSSSNLIGAIQLLIQLGIDVNAKDYYETNALHHLCESNSSPNLIEAIQLLIQLGIDVNAKGDYGMKALHYLCKSKSSPNLIDAIQLLIQLGIDVNAKDNDGRNAQSYLRDNDKISNKDEILKLLDAAVVV; encoded by the exons ATGGAGGATggtggaaaaggaaaatatgaGGATGGTCCAGGTCAAGTGTTTGAAGGAAAGTTTGAGGTTCGcgatgttgaaaaaaaaagagttcgtGTACATCGTATCCTCAGCAGCCAAGAAAGAGCTTTGCTAAATTTAgatcatccaaacatcgtcaaacttctTTACTGTAAAAGTGACGATAAGTATAG GTACTATGAAATGAGCCGGCATTTGGCCACTTTAGATCAGCTGTTCTTGAAGTCGGATGATGGCAGAAAATACAAGGGACGTATGCCACATCATATCGATGGTTTGCTACAATTAGCTAATGGTCTGgaatacatccattcaaagaaTTTAGTTCATGGAGACATCCAACCAGAAAATGTCCTGATTGCGGAGGGGTCTGCTGGCCAAGATGAGATAACCCTCAAATGGACAAATTTTGGGCTGAACGGAAGTGTCAGTGAAGCAAACCAAACCAGTCCTATCAGAAGAAATAAGGCATGGTTAGCCCCCGAGTTGCTTCAATTGTCAAGAAATATGGAAAATGTAGAGGAAACAAGTTATCAAGATGGCGTCAAGAGCGACGTTTTTGCACTGGGACTTGTTTTCGGTAGTCTATTCTTGAATGGCGAACATCTCTACGGTTCcaccgaaaatgaaattgccgACAACATAGTTAAAGGAGATCCCATCAACATGCAAA AAATGGATAGCAAATTACGCGGCTGTTACGAGAATGACTTATTGAAAAGAACGTTGAAAAACGACCCCAATGAAAGAGTATCATCGAAAGAAGTAGTTGTTCAATTACAATCGATCAAGGATAAG ctcactggaaaagaaaaagaattgcttgaattgtgtggGCGTGATTCGCGAGAGGATCTAAcaggaaaaatcaaagaattaATTCAGTTGGGAATTAACGTtaacgcaaaggacaaagacggaaggaatgcgcttcaccttttgtgtcggtactattcaaacccaaaattaaTCGACgacattcaactcttaataggaaacggaatcgacgtgaatgcAAGAGACAAAGATGGAATGGATGCCATGCATTATTTGTGTCAATACCATTCAAGCAAAAACTTAATTGACGCAATTCAAGTTTTAATTCATTCCGGAATAGACGCAAAGGCAATAACCaacgatggatcgaatgcgctccattatttatgtCGAGACAATTCAACCCCAAATTTAGTCGACGCAGTTggtattttgaataaattagGAGTGGATATGATGCTGCCGGACAACGCTGGATGGCACGCATATTATTATTCGCTTAATAAAGTTAACAAAGAGATGAAAATCTGGTTTGACCGCCAAAAACGAATAGGGAAAGGTGGCTTTGGTACGGTATTTAAAGGAAAGTTCGGAGGTCGTGAAGTGGCAgtcaaaagagttgaaataGATCGTGCCgagaagagagaagaagaagcaatgctaaagttagatcatccaaacatcgtAAAACTTTTTCACTGCGAAAAAGACAATGACTTTAT GTACTACGCGTTGGAATTATGTGTCGCTTCGTTAGATCAACTTTTCCTGAAATCGGAtgatcccaaaaaatacaacgaacGTATGCCACCTCCTATCGAAATATTCCGGCAATTAGCTACAGGCTTGGCATACATCCATTCCATGAACTTAATTCATCGAGACATTAAACCAGAAAACATCCTCATTTTGCGAAAGTCTggaaaaattgaagagatAATAATCAAATGGTCTGATTTTGGACTGGCCAAATccgtaaacgaaaagggaTATCACTCGTGGTCTGGCGTGAAAGGAACGAGAACTTGGTACGCACCCGAAGTGCTGAAAAAACTCATCAACGATGAAAAGTCGGAAAACGAGGAGTTTTGGGGCACCGTCAAGAGCGATGTGTTTGTCCTCGGCCTCGTCTTCGGATGTCTTTTCTTGGAGGGAGAACATTTATTCGgtacaaatgaaaaaaaaattcaccagAACATAATTAGAAATGATCCGGTGAAAATGAAGA ATATTGATGGCGAATTGCGCAAATATTATGAGAATCACTTACTAACGAAAACGTTGGAATACGATCCGGAGAAAAGAATCAATTCGACAGAAATCGTCCAACAACTGGAATATATTAAGAATAaa ctgactgaaaaagaaaaagaatttcaccAGCTTTGTGCTACTGACTCTTCGCCTGATCTAGTTGGAAGAATCAACGACTTTATTCGCCTGGGAATTAATGTAAATTCAACGAACAGTCTTaaaaggaatgcgctccataatttgtgtgaatcaaattcaagcccaaatttaattggcgccattcaactcttaatccaactgggaattgatgtgaatgcaaaggacttATATGAAacgaatgcgctccattatttgtgtagatcaaattcaagctcaaatttaattggcgccattcaactcttaatccaactgggaattgatgtgaatgcaaaggactaTTATGAAAcgaatgcgctccatcatttgtgtgaatcaaattcaagcccaaatttaattgaagccattcaactcttaatccaactgggaattgatgtgaatgcaaagggcGATTATGGAATGAaagcgctccattatttgtgtaaatcaaaatcaagcccaaatttaattgacgccattcaacttttaatccaactgggaattgatgtgaatgcaaaggacaatgatgGAAGGAATGCTCAAAGTTATTTACGCGATAATGATAAGATTAGCAACAAGgacgaaatcctaaaactgCTCGACGCAGCAGTTGTTGTTTGA